The nucleotide window TTCAGAGAGTCCATCCTGGAGTGCATGTTCAAAGCCCTGGGCTTGGCTAATAATGGGACAGTCAAGGACACGGATTCTGTTCAGGCGTCTCCACGGCTAGTATCGCTTGATGGGCGCCGCCAGAAAGCCGTCTTTACTACTGGGGCATTTGGTCTCATGGGCGGCGTGGGGGCATCTGCTGATGGCGATACAGAGTCGGTAGCTTCTACAGGATTTTCTGCTGTTCCAGTCAACCCCACTGTTCTAGCACAAGAAATGAGAGACGAAGTGGAAatcgtcttcttccccaaGGGTTCGGTACTAGTGGAGCAAGGCGAGCGGAATCCTGGACTTTACTATGTTGTCGATGGCTTCCTCGATGTCTGCACCCAGACGGAGGATGCGCACTCGGATATTATCCACTCGTCAGGGAGCACGTCGCTGCATGCTATGGATAGTTACGAATCACTCTGTGCACCCCACCAGAGACACTCGTCGATACCCGGAGCAAAGGATGGCCACTTTAGGAACGCACGCAAGAAAAAGACGGGACGACGGAGTGTGGCGCTGATCAAGCCTGGCGGGCTGGCAGGCTATATCGGGACGATTTCGTCCTACAGATCATTCATCGACGTTGTCGCCAAAACTGATGTCTATGTCGGCTTCCTGCCGCTGACGTCGATTGAGAAGATTGTGGACCGATATCCCATTGTGTTGTTGACCATGGCCAAGAGACTGACAAACCTACTTCCTCGCCTCATTCTGCACATTGACTTTGCGTTGGAGTGGGTTCATGTCAATGCCGGACAGGTGATTTTCaacgagaaagaagagagCGAAGCCATCTACATTGTGCTAAATGGACGTCTCAGGCTAGTAGAGCAGCGAGAGGACGGTGGCAGCAATGTCAAGGCCGAGTATGGTCAAGGCGAGAGTATCGGTGAGCTCGAGGTTCTCACAGAGTCGAGCCGCTCAGGAACTTTACAGGCCATTCGTGAAACTGAGCTTGTCAAGTTTCCACGCACTCTGTTCAACAGTCTGGCACAGGAACACCCCAACATCACGATTAAGATTTCCAAGATCATTGCATCCCGCATGAGAGCGCTGATCGACGACCCCACCAAGATGTTGAGCCCTAAGGATTCGGGCAGCAGGATATCAACCATCAGGATCTCATCGACACTCAACCTGAGGACGGTTGCTATCCTGCCAGTAACTTCGGGCGTTCCCGTTGTGGACTTTGGACACAAGTTGCTCAGTGCTCTGCAACAAGTTGGCGTTCCCAACGGGGCTACGTTGTTGAACCACGTCGCGGTGCTCAACCATCTGGGCAAACACGCCTTTGCCAAGATTGGAAAGCTCAAGCTTAGCCAATATCTTGCGGACTTGGAGGAAAAGTACGGGCTGGTGATCTACATTGCGGACACCAACCCTAATACTCCGTGGACGCAGACCTGCATCTCTCAGGCCGATTGCGTGTTGTTAGTCGGGGTGGCTGAGGGATCGCCGGAGATAGGGGACTATGAGCATTTCATGCTGGGTCTCAAGGCCACTGCCCGCAAGATCTTGGTCTTGCTGCATCCTGAGCGGTATTCTAACCCAGGTCTTACCAGAGCTTGGCTCAAGAACCGGCCATGGATTAACGGTGGCCACTTCCACATCCAGATGGCCTACAGTCCCACACTGCCGCCAATGCACACTGGAGCCAAACGAACCCTTAAACAAACAGTTCAAAACATCCAAGCCGAGATTCAAAAGTTCACCTCCCGCCGTGTTCGCCATAGCTACATGCCTGACGCGCCTTACAAAGGCGACTTCCACCGTCTCGCCCGTCGCCTCTGCGGGAAGTCTGTCGGTCTGGttcttggcggcggcggagccCGTGGCATTGCTCAAATCGGCGTCATTCGCGCCATGGAAGAAGCCGGTATTCCCATCGATATCATTGGAGGCACCTCCATCGGTGCTTTCATCGGCGCCCTCTACGCCCAGCACGCCAACATGGTACCGATATACGGCCTTGCAAAGAAGTTTGCCGGTCGCATGGCAAGCATCTGGCGTTTCGCCCTCGACTTGACCTACCCCTCTGCCTCGTACACCACCGGCCACGAATTCAACCGCGGGATTTACAAAGCCTTTGCCAAAACCCAAATCGAAGACTTCTGGCTGGAATACTACTGCAACACGACGAACATTTCCAAATCCCGCGCCGAGTTCCACACGAGCGGTTACGCATGGCGATATGTCCGCGCATCCATGTCCCTCGCGGGTttgctccctcccctttgCGACGAAGGGAGCATGCTCCTCGACGGAGGGTACATCGACAACCTCACCGTCTCGCACATGAAATCGCTCGGTTCCGACGTCATCTTTGCCGTCGACGTGGGCGCGCTGGACGACAACACGCCGCAGCAGTTTGGTGACACTTTGTCCGGGGTGTGGGCGTTTTTTAACAGGTGGAACCCGCTGAGCAATGTGCCCAACCCGCCCACGCTGGCGGAGATccaggcgaggttggcgtaTGTGAGCAGTGTGGATGCGTTGGAGAGGGCGAAGACGATGCCGGGGTGCTTCTACATGAGGCCGCCGATCGATGAGTATGGGACGTTGGACTTTGGGAAGTTTAACGAGATTTATGAGGTTGGGTATGAGTATGGACGGGGGTATCTgaaggagttgagggagaagggggtgttgccgttgattggggaggatgggaatggggggaaggagaggggggatgggggagggaaggcggggttgaggaggactatggcgccgaggaggaataGTAtctgatttttttttttttggaattttttattttttattatttttgtttttttatttgttgatttatttattttttggTTAGcgagggatgggggtgtaGATTagcgtttttgtttttggggaggtgtAAAAAGGGGCATGcatgtttggtgttgttggtattTGGTATTTATATACATGTTTTTTACAAAGAGTCTAACGAGAAAGAATTTTTTTTCCAAAACTTCCAGCCATGATTATTACtcgctttttatttttatttttacaTGGTGTTGGTTATTCCACTCCCACAATCGATCCAACCCCCGAGTATGAAAAATCACCACAAAACAGTAGTATTACAAACCATCCTCTGCTCCCGGACCTGGTCGACCACCTCCTTTTTATGCCAACACCTCGCGAAACGTTTCGCTTCGGAGGGGTGATCAAAGCCGATCAAGAAACGGGAATACACCTTGAtttcttccccctttttcttcttatCCCCTGTCTCCCCGGTAGAATTATCATTTTGCGACTCTGGCAATCCTACATAGCTCATCGTCGCCCTCAGCGGTGTGATGGCGCCCTTTTTCCTGGTTTTGGGGAGTATCCCCCAGGGTGCGCCGTCGTTTTGGATCAGATGGGATAGATACCGGGGTGTGAGCTTGCCGTTGCtcaggcggaggaggatgaaatTCCCTGTTGCCTGTTGAGGGACATCGGAAAAGGGTTGGGGGATTGGTAGTAGACGGGCTTGGTTGGTCTTTGGGAGGGTGCTGGTTAGGAAGGAGGTTTGAAGGCTTGACaaggggtggatggaggaggttaTGGTCGGGAtgtgaggggggatgagggagtgAGGTAtggattggggggtggggggaggggggaggagagataggaggggagggcggagcgggagagggagtgttgggttttgaggagggagaggtaaGATAGGGCtgaggggcgggaggggaagaagaggtagaAGATTTCggttggggagaggtggtggggggtaCGGTGTTGGATTACTATAGCAGGCGGTTAGTCTTTTTGGGggcaagaaggggaggggagagggaaccTTTGTCGGGACCGCTGGTCCAGCCTTGGACGTGTTGGCCTGAGGGGGAGACGCGGTAGAAGTCTGATTCTAGGAGGTCTCGgggggcggagaggatgaggactgTTGGGGCGTTGGGGTCTTtgtcagtggtggtggtggtggtgctgtcaTCGGCGAAGGTGGACTGGAGCTGCTTTAGCCATTCGCCGAGTTCTTGGTCGTCGTGGAGGGATATTCGGGGTGGTTCGGGGTCATCGttttgggcggcggtggcggtggtggtgttgcctAAGGGTGAGGCTTTGgatggttggggggtggaggcttTGGGGAAGAGCCGGTTGTagagggagggtttggtTCTTTTTTGGTGATTGGTTTTGGGTTCTGATGAGGATGCGAAATGGCGACGGGCTACTGCTGTGAGTTGCCATGGTTGGGAGGTGAGTGGCTGCAGTATTTGCAGTCGTTTTGGTGGCATTTTGTGAGATGGCTTATAGAGTTGTGAACTGTCGAATAAGTGTGAGCGAGTGGGTGTGAgtgagaggtggttgtgaaAACTGTGCCAAGACACGGCCCCACCCACGGCGCCGGGAACGCCTTCCGAGCCGGCGCCGGCAGGTCGCTCTTTCCTGAGAAATATTCCAAATTCTAGGTTTTTGGAAAAAGCGTAATTAGTTTATGAAGCGTTATGTGGCTCACGAGCGCCCCAGATACAAGCCTCATTATTCCCAAACTATTTCTTCCGACAGGTAAGCATCACAAATTTGCGCATGTTGCAAATTTCTTTCAGGTGTCAAAATTACTAACTTGGACCTTCAGATATCTCGCGTACGCCTCTCAAAATACTCAATAGGCGCTCAAAACACATCAATAGGCCTTAAATTATCTTCAATAGGCCTTATATTATCTTTGACAGGCCTTGAACTATATTTGACAGGCCTAGAATCATCTCCAATACGCCTTCGACTATCGCTTTGACACCTTCAAGAGATCATTCGAGACGTCAAAATGAAGAGTTTAGACTTCCGAATCCGGAAGCTACACGTCAACACCGACGCCGACAAGCGTCTACAGAAGCGACAACCTTCTCGGATCTATGTCAACGAGGAGGCTCTGATCGAATTAACGGGCTCAAAAGACGGTGGCAAGGCTGTCTGTATCGAAAGGATCCATGAGCTAAATGCTGTGAGGCGTGAGGCCACTCTGTGGAAGGCCCCCGAAAAGCTGGATAAAGCCGTCACACAAATGTACGACGATTTTCGGACTGCCTGCGGCTTCAACCTTGGCGAGCAAGTGCGCATCACTGCGCTTGGCGGAGCTCTCCCAGACGCCGATGAGGTCATCGTCGAGCAAAAGCCGAGCGAAGATGGTTCGCTACCAGACCCCATTTTCCCCGAAGATCTCCCAGGCTGGATTGTTCTTATCGCAGGGCGTCTCTCACAAATCGAACATGTACATACCGGCTGGACCATCAAGGACCTCTACGTCCGGGGCCCAAAACGTTCTTTCATTGTCACCTCGGTCAATGGGAGGCCTACTGGTAACGCACGCTATATCGACAGGAAAACCCGGCTGGTTGTTGGGACAGCGGCGCGCACGAACGAGACTGGCGAGGGACCAGTCAAACCTTTGGAGAGGAAACTCGAAGTACGGGGTATCAATGGTCTGGACGCACccctcaagaagctcaacgACCTGCTGCGAGCCTTCACCTTTGGAGGCATCAAGAAGAGCTTCACGTTCCCAGGCATCGTCATCCATGGTGGCCACGGCACTGGGAAGACAATGCTCCTCAACAGTCTAGCCCACACAGGCTGGGGAACAGTTTTCCGTATCAAGTTCAAGGACAAACTCGGCGAGATTCAGGAGACTTTTCAGACAGCAAAGCTTCAGCAACCAAGTATCATCCTGATCGACCAGCTCGAGAGGCTGATTGACAAGGACCGCAGCAACCGAGATGCCGTCATTCTCGCCCTCTGTGATTTGTTGGACGGCCTGGCGGCAGAGAAATCGACGAAGGGAGAGGCCCCCCAGGTGCTCGTGGTGGCCACCTGCTTGGATTATACGTCCGACATACCCGAAGACCTCAAAGACCCCGGTCGGTTCACTTCTGAGATTTACCTTCCCATGCCAGACGTAGAGGGTCGCCGTGAGATTCTCTCATCGTTGGATCTCTGTGTTCCACCAGaccaagaggaggagcttctCAGCCAACTGAGTGCAAGCACTCACGCCTACAATGGCAAGGACTTGAGGCGGCTGGCAGACGAAGCCTGCTTGATCGGTACAACCCGTCATCTATCGACACTTACGGTTTCTGCGCCCACCCCTGACCAACTTCgccttctttctcctccacccgaagccgaagaggaCGAATCTGCTCCCGCTTCGGCGCCCGCCACCCTCATTCCCGCCGACTATCACAATGCGCTCCGGCTTGTCCGCCCTTCCCTGATGCACGATATCAACCTCAAGCCGCCCCCGATCCACTGGGACGACATCGCCGGCCAATCTCTCGTCAAACAGTCCCTCCGCCGCGCCGTCCGTTTGTCCTTGGAACCCCCCGAGGTCCTCGCGCAATTCTTCGACCGTCCCCCGAAGGGCTTCCTGCTGTATGGACCTCCAGGTTGTTCCAAGACCATGGCGGCTCAAGCCATGGCTACCGAATCCGGCCTCAACTTCTTCGCTGTCAAGGGTGCCGAGCTGCTGAACATGTACGTTGGTGAATCTGAGCGAGCCGTCCGCCGATTGTTCCAGCGTGCCCGCGAGGTTGCCCCCAGCATGATCTTCTTTGATGAAATCGACAGCATCGCCGGCCAGCGCTCTGGTttctcgtcttcatcttccaaaTCAAACGGTTCCAGCGGCGGTGTCAACGTTTTGACGACGTTATTAAACGAGATGGACGGTTTTGAAGCCCTCCACGGCGTCGTCGTCCTGGCAGCGACCAACCGTCCCCATGCTCTTGACCCGGCGTTGCTTCGCCCAGGTCGATTCGACGAACTGATTTACGTCTCACCGCCAGACCAGGAGGCACGCCGTGCCATCTTTACCAAGGTCGGTgccaagaggaagatgaacGACGACGTAGATATCGACAAGTTGGTTGAGGAT belongs to Podospora bellae-mahoneyi strain CBS 112042 chromosome 6, whole genome shotgun sequence and includes:
- the NTE1 gene encoding phosphatidylcholine and lysophosphatidylcholine phospholipase (EggNog:ENOG503NU33; COG:I; BUSCO:EOG092603EH); translated protein: MTELSTTVAVAAAAGSGALSSAVATASDVANIHGSSSWLGMFTKVLIWVLQLLSAILYYVIKLATISVPTLLYNNLFSKSWTVTMNATTLMLIIAAIALGMAYFVRYHYLTSYERLPPEPQRKQPSIEIFSNTREEDAKAALATYLDQFISAIKIFGYLEASVYHELTRSVQTRTLIAGETLNLEEEEGFCLVVNGLVEIFVKSGENRSFAHSPHISAVDGLSSSDDEHSIPGQQRYQLLTEVRNGAPMSSIFSIMSLFTEDVPLRSPEDEVPGPGLFAGYPPSAGYPPSAGLGVVRPRLAPMSQPVTQPGTPQRHDSATSSIENLPESVITPETPVSVDTLPHVPPISLDTGTASRPKRPIPKRAATSSAHPDIIARATVDTTIAIIPASAFRRLIRIYPKATSHIVHVILSRFQRVTLATAYNYLGLTAEVMQIERNMLKYTTRELPNHLRGDALDRLKEKFKKERERLGEEEVGKGIALHNAGAGRRRQSQSTLRKDAVLQAFAKQRHRLLVGSGEGPSPGDLLGDMQAARSGGHHHRAPTLSATSPQFDLHVPREAMSPLAQRTPNPFNTLRNPHVSIAKRESVDEDNLFRESILECMFKALGLANNGTVKDTDSVQASPRLVSLDGRRQKAVFTTGAFGLMGGVGASADGDTESVASTGFSAVPVNPTVLAQEMRDEVEIVFFPKGSVLVEQGERNPGLYYVVDGFLDVCTQTEDAHSDIIHSSGSTSLHAMDSYESLCAPHQRHSSIPGAKDGHFRNARKKKTGRRSVALIKPGGLAGYIGTISSYRSFIDVVAKTDVYVGFLPLTSIEKIVDRYPIVLLTMAKRLTNLLPRLILHIDFALEWVHVNAGQVIFNEKEESEAIYIVLNGRLRLVEQREDGGSNVKAEYGQGESIGELEVLTESSRSGTLQAIRETELVKFPRTLFNSLAQEHPNITIKISKIIASRMRALIDDPTKMLSPKDSGSRISTIRISSTLNLRTVAILPVTSGVPVVDFGHKLLSALQQVGVPNGATLLNHVAVLNHLGKHAFAKIGKLKLSQYLADLEEKYGLVIYIADTNPNTPWTQTCISQADCVLLVGVAEGSPEIGDYEHFMLGLKATARKILVLLHPERYSNPGLTRAWLKNRPWINGGHFHIQMAYSPTLPPMHTGAKRTLKQTVQNIQAEIQKFTSRRVRHSYMPDAPYKGDFHRLARRLCGKSVGLVLGGGGARGIAQIGVIRAMEEAGIPIDIIGGTSIGAFIGALYAQHANMVPIYGLAKKFAGRMASIWRFALDLTYPSASYTTGHEFNRGIYKAFAKTQIEDFWLEYYCNTTNISKSRAEFHTSGYAWRYVRASMSLAGLLPPLCDEGSMLLDGGYIDNLTVSHMKSLGSDVIFAVDVGALDDNTPQQFGDTLSGVWAFFNRWNPLSNVPNPPTLAEIQARLAYVSSVDALERAKTMPGCFYMRPPIDEYGTLDFGKFNEIYEVGYEYGRGYLKELREKGVLPLIGEDGNGGKERGDGGGKAGLRRTMAPRRNSI
- a CDS encoding hypothetical protein (EggNog:ENOG503P5XN) — encoded protein: MPPKRLQILQPLTSQPWQLTAVARRHFASSSEPKTNHQKRTKPSLYNRLFPKASTPQPSKASPLGNTTTATAAQNDDPEPPRISLHDDQELGEWLKQLQSTFADDSTTTTTTDKDPNAPTVLILSAPRDLLESDFYRVSPSGQHVQGWTSGPDKVIQHRTPHHLSPTEIFYLFFPSRPSALSYLSLLKTQHSLSRSALPSYLSSPLPPPPNPYLTPSSPLTSRP
- the AFG2 gene encoding AAA+-type ATPase (EggNog:ENOG503NW8H; COG:O), whose amino-acid sequence is MWLTSAPDTSLIIPKLFLPTEIIRDVKMKSLDFRIRKLHVNTDADKRLQKRQPSRIYVNEEALIELTGSKDGGKAVCIERIHELNAVRREATLWKAPEKLDKAVTQMYDDFRTACGFNLGEQVRITALGGALPDADEVIVEQKPSEDGSLPDPIFPEDLPGWIVLIAGRLSQIEHVHTGWTIKDLYVRGPKRSFIVTSVNGRPTGNARYIDRKTRLVVGTAARTNETGEGPVKPLERKLEVRGINGLDAPLKKLNDLLRAFTFGGIKKSFTFPGIVIHGGHGTGKTMLLNSLAHTGWGTVFRIKFKDKLGEIQETFQTAKLQQPSIILIDQLERLIDKDRSNRDAVILALCDLLDGLAAEKSTKGEAPQVLVVATCLDYTSDIPEDLKDPGRFTSEIYLPMPDVEGRREILSSLDLCVPPDQEEELLSQLSASTHAYNGKDLRRLADEACLIGTTRHLSTLTVSAPTPDQLRLLSPPPEAEEDESAPASAPATLIPADYHNALRLVRPSLMHDINLKPPPIHWDDIAGQSLVKQSLRRAVRLSLEPPEVLAQFFDRPPKGFLLYGPPGCSKTMAAQAMATESGLNFFAVKGAELLNMYVGESERAVRRLFQRAREVAPSMIFFDEIDSIAGQRSGFSSSSSKSNGSSGGVNVLTTLLNEMDGFEALHGVVVLAATNRPHALDPALLRPGRFDELIYVSPPDQEARRAIFTKVGAKRKMNDDVDIDKLVEDTEGYSGAEIKGICAAAGVAAYDRFIKEGGTDVGIRMGDLEHAIRNQKKQITREMIKGFEDWERQFGKV